The following proteins come from a genomic window of Gossypium raimondii isolate GPD5lz chromosome 5, ASM2569854v1, whole genome shotgun sequence:
- the LOC105770240 gene encoding SKP1-interacting partner 15, with the protein MEDSPINRLPEDTLHQIFSSLSLRQIMICRSVCKLFNRTLTSSSFIHLISARSHLHLLALRPPHLHHHHHSRHASLHSCIHVYDPDQNQWLRFSLDFLPFRSPHPVASSLGLVYLWADSPDSNKSLIVCNPLTRQYRVLPQLGSAWSRHGSVLVDSRNRVMVLTELAALYFSFSQKTQQWLKFSSNLPSKPRSPIVISNSVFALCDVGSPWRSKWKLFSCAVKNLLNLNLNVMNNNWECLERHEWGDIFDIMKRPRLIPGDGNKILMIGGLKSNYSFNQSCSTILILRLDLETMEWEEATRMPEAMHRWFQDSKFKVFGGGNRVCFSGKKVGRLALWDCCKWRWIDGVPGNGDELFRGFTFEARLTAIP; encoded by the coding sequence ATGGAGGATTCGCCGATCAACCGTCTTCCCGAAGACACTCTTCATCAGATCTTCTCTTCACTCTCCCTTCGTCAGATCATGATTTGCCGCTCCGTTTGCAAGCTCTTTAACCGAACCTTGACCTCTTCCTCTTTCATTCACCTCATCTCCGCCCGATCCCATCTCCACCTCCTCGCTCTCCGCCCCCCTCACCTCCACCACCATCACCACAGCCGCCACGCCTCCCTCCACTCCTGCATCCACGTGTACGATCCCGATCAGAACCAATGGCTtcgatttagtctcgatttCCTTCCCTTCCGATCTCCTCACCCTGTCGCCTCTTCACTCGGCCTCGTTTACCTCTGGGCCGACTCACCCGACTCCAACAAGTCACTCATCGTCTGTAACCCCTTGACTCGTCAATACAGAGTCCTCCCTCAACTTGGCTCGGCCTGGTCCCGCCATGGCTCGGTGCTAGTTGACTCAAGGAACCGAGTCATGGTCTTAACAGAACTTGCTGCTCTCTATTTCTCCTTTTCTCAAAAAACCCAGCAATGGCTCAAATTCTCTTCGAATTTGCCTTCGAAACCCCGAAGTCCCATCGTGATTTCCAACTCCGTTTTCGCCCTATGCGACGTCGGATCGCCGTGGAGAAGTAAGTGGAAATTATTCTCTTGCGCTGTCAAAAATTtgttgaacttaaatttaaatgtcATGAACAATAACTGGGAATGTTTAGAAAGGCACGAATGGGGGGACATTTTCGATATCATGAAACGACCGCGTTTAATACCCGGTGATGGGAACAAGATCTTGATGATTGGAGGCTTAAAATCCAATTATTCCTTTAATCAATCTTGTTCGACGATTTTGATATTGAGATTGGATTTGGAAACAATGGAGTGGGAAGAGGCGACTAGGATGCCTGAGGCCATGCACCGCTGGTTTCAGGATAGTAAATTTAAGGTCTTTGGAGGAGGGAATAGAGTTTGCTTTTCTGGGAAGAAAGTTGGGAGGTTGGCTCTTTGGGATTGCTGCAAATGGCGGTGGATTGATGGGGTTCCCGGAAATGGGGACGAGCTTTTCCGGGGATTTACGTTTGAAGCTCGGCTTACTGCAATTCCTTAA
- the LOC105770235 gene encoding putative UDP-glucuronate:xylan alpha-glucuronosyltransferase 3 isoform X2, which translates to MRGPSLSPKEPRHRAAASAAEETSRRGFQRNKVFRNVEKALHVPIRYRNWNCKISTLKVVLVIILVGSLITLLRSPAVYISDRPSNLVSRPGFVDRWIRDSVAADPRYISMLDVNWDQILNVIEKLTDRDEYQGIGLLNFNNTETDQWKQLLPDAEHVVLQLDYVADNVTWESLFPEWIDEEEEFEVPNCPSLPSLQFPGKPRIDLIAVKLPCNKAGKWSRDVTRLHFQLAAARLAASAKGLHPVHVLFVTDCFPLPNLFTCKDLVAREGSAWLYTPNLHRLREKIRLPVGSCELSVPLQAKGSFYSERAHREAYATILHSAHVYVCGAITAAQSIRMSGSTRDLVILVDDSISDYHRGGLEAAGWKIYTIQRIRNPKAEPEAYNEWNYSKFRLWQLTDYDKIIFIDADLLILRNIDFLFEMPEISAIGNNATLFNSGVMVVEPSNCTFQLLMDHINEIESYNGGDQGYLNEIFTWWHRIPKHMNFLKHFWEGDEVEKKQMKTRLFGAHPPILYVIHYLGNKPWLCFRDYDCNWNVDILQEFASDVAHKTWWKVHDAMPENLQKYCLLRSKQKAQLEWDRRQAEKGNYTDGHWKIKIKDKRLKTCFEEFCFWESMLWHWGEKNWTDNSTANPSPPAIKKVSLSSL; encoded by the exons ATGAGAGGCCCCTCTCTGAGTCCCAAAGAGCCCCGCCACCGCGCTGCTGCTTCCGCCGC TGAAGAAACAAGCAGAAGAGGGTTCCAAAGGAACAAGGTTTTCAGAAATGTTGAGAAGGCTCTCCATGTTCCTATTCGGTACAGGAACTGGAATTGCAAGATATCTACTTTGAAAGTTGTGCTGGTTATAATTTTGGTGGGATCTCTCATCACTCTCCTTCGCTCTCCTGCAGTTTACATTTCAGATCGTCCATCCAATCTTGTATCTCG GCCCGGTTTTGTAGACAGATGGATAAGAGACAGTGTTGCCGCAGATCCACGTTATATATCAATGTTGGATGTAAATTGGGATCAAATCTTGAATGTCATTGAGAAACTGACTGACAGGGACGAATATCAGGGAATTGGCTTATTGAACTTCAATAATACTGAAACTGATCAATGGAAGCAGCTGTTACCAGATGCTGAGCATGTTGTTTTGCAATTGGACTATGTGGCAGACAATGTTACTTGGGAATCCCTGTTCCCTGAATGgattgatgaagaagaagaatttgaGGTTCCTAATTGTCCTTCACTACCTAGTCTTCAGTTTCCTGGAAAACCACGGATTGATCTTATTGCTGTTAAGCTTCCTTGCAACAAGGCGGGGAAGTGGTCAAGAGATGTCACACGTCTACACTTTCAGCTAGCCGCAGCAAGGCTTGCTGCATCTGCTAAAGGGCTTCACCCAGTGCATGTGCTTTTTGTGACTGACTGCTTCCCGCTTCCAAATCTTTTTACATGCAAGGACCTTGTTGCACGTGAAGGGAGTGCTTGGCTGTATACACCCAACCTACATAGGTTAAGAGAAAAGATTCGACTGCCAGTCGGGTCATGTGAACTTTCAGTTCCTCTCCAGGCTAAAG GGTCTTTCTATTCAGAGAGAGCACACCGCGAAGCATATGCAACAATCCTACACTCGGCTCATGTATATGTTTGTGGGGCCATTACTGCTGCTCAAAGTATCCGCATGTCAGGTTCAACCAGGGACCTTGTGATACTTGTTGATGACTCAATCAGTGATTATCATAGAGGTGGCTTGGAAGCTGCTGGGTGGAAAATTTATACAATCCAAAGAATCAGGAATCCAAAAGCTGAACCAGAAGCTTATAATGAATGGAATTACAGCAAGTTCCGTCTTTGGCAGTTGACAGATTATGACAAGATTATTTTCATCGATGCTGACCTTCTTATACTTAGGAATATTGATTTCTTATTCGAGATGCCAGAAATTTCTGCTATAGGAAACAATGCGACGCTCTTCAACTCGGGTGTGATGGTTGTTGAGCCATCGAATTGTACATTCCAGCTACTAATGGATCACATCAATGAGATTGAATCATACAATGGTGGTGATCAGGGTTATCTGAATGAAATATTTACTTGGTGGCATCGGATTCCAAAACACATGAACTTCTTGAAGCACTTCTGGGAAGGTGATGAGGTGGAGAAGAAACAGATGAAGACTCGCCTCTTTGGAGCCCATCCACCAATTCTTTATGTCATCCATTATCTGGGAAACAAACCATGGCTATGCTTCCGGGACTATGATTGCAACTGGAATGTGGACATTTTGCAGGAGTTTGCTAGTGATGTTGCTCACAAAACATGGTGGAAGGTACACGATGCGATGCCAGAAAATTTACAGAAGTACTGTCTACTTCGGTCGAAACAGAAGGCACAGTTAGAGTGGGATCGGAGGCAAGCTGAGAAAGGTAATTACACAGATGGCCATtggaaaattaagataaaagaCAAGCGTTTAAAGACGTGTTTTGAAGAATTCTGCTTCTGGGAAAGTATGCTGTGGCATTGGGGTGAAAAGAATTGGACGGATAATTCAACTGCTAACCCATCACCACCTGCTATAAAGAAGGTATCTCTCTCttcattatga
- the LOC105770452 gene encoding RNA-binding protein 2 isoform X2 — protein MPSYLARDDDHGGHLSVRDTKSIGSAYDRYLQSAKLSSFTSGEASAFGGSGRAVGGAMPVHPIADPPLMGRLGSAAPDLSPNGHNIGYSGQHPVDAIARPGRDTVPLPPDASNTLYVEGFPPNSTRREVAHIFRPFVGYKEVRLVSKEPRQRGGDPIVLCFVDFSSPACAATAMSALQGYKMDEHDPDSNYLKLQFSRYPGPRSGPGTRGRR, from the exons ATGCCTAGTTATTTGGCAAGAGATGATGATCATGGTGGGCATCTGTCTGTGAGGGATACAAAATCTATTGGATCAGCATATGATCGTTATCTCCAGAGTGCA AAACTTTCTTCTTTTACTTCTGGAGAAGCTAGTGCATTTGGTGGGTCAGGAAGGGCTGTTGGTGGTGCAATGCCTGTTCATCCAATAGCTGATCCTCCCCTGATGGGTCGTCTTGGATCTGCTGCTCCAGATCTGTCACCAAATGGTCATAATATCGGTTATAGTGGTCAACATCCAGTGGATGCAATTGCAAGGCCTGGTCGAGATACCGTTCCTCTCCCTCCAGATGCTTCCAATACTCTATATGTTGAGGGATTTCCTCCTAACAGCACAAGGAGGGAAGTAGCTC ATATCTTTCGCCCTTTTGTTGGATATAAAGAAGTACGGTTAGTGAGCAAAGAACCCCGACAG CGTGGTGGAGATCCTATTGTCCtttgttttgttgatttttcAAGTCCTGCCTGTGCAGCAACTGCAATGAGTGCCTTGCAAG GTTATAAAATGGATGAACATGACCCAGATTCTAACTACTTGAAGCTGCAATTTTCTCGGTACCCTGGCCCAAGGTCAGGTCCTGGAACTCGTGGAAGGAGGTAA
- the LOC105770452 gene encoding RNA-binding protein 2 isoform X1, whose amino-acid sequence MADGYWNRRQPNPPMLSSGGMLKRPRTDYDAPPSGPRSALEMPSYLARDDDHGGHLSVRDTKSIGSAYDRYLQSAKLSSFTSGEASAFGGSGRAVGGAMPVHPIADPPLMGRLGSAAPDLSPNGHNIGYSGQHPVDAIARPGRDTVPLPPDASNTLYVEGFPPNSTRREVAHIFRPFVGYKEVRLVSKEPRQRGGDPIVLCFVDFSSPACAATAMSALQGYKMDEHDPDSNYLKLQFSRYPGPRSGPGTRGRR is encoded by the exons ATGGCAGATGGTTACTGGAATCGGCGACAACCAAATCCTCCGATGCTCTCTTCTGGTGGGATGCTTAAACGACCACGTACTGATTACG ATGCTCCGCCTTCTGGACCACGTTCAGCTCTTGAGATGCCTAGTTATTTGGCAAGAGATGATGATCATGGTGGGCATCTGTCTGTGAGGGATACAAAATCTATTGGATCAGCATATGATCGTTATCTCCAGAGTGCA AAACTTTCTTCTTTTACTTCTGGAGAAGCTAGTGCATTTGGTGGGTCAGGAAGGGCTGTTGGTGGTGCAATGCCTGTTCATCCAATAGCTGATCCTCCCCTGATGGGTCGTCTTGGATCTGCTGCTCCAGATCTGTCACCAAATGGTCATAATATCGGTTATAGTGGTCAACATCCAGTGGATGCAATTGCAAGGCCTGGTCGAGATACCGTTCCTCTCCCTCCAGATGCTTCCAATACTCTATATGTTGAGGGATTTCCTCCTAACAGCACAAGGAGGGAAGTAGCTC ATATCTTTCGCCCTTTTGTTGGATATAAAGAAGTACGGTTAGTGAGCAAAGAACCCCGACAG CGTGGTGGAGATCCTATTGTCCtttgttttgttgatttttcAAGTCCTGCCTGTGCAGCAACTGCAATGAGTGCCTTGCAAG GTTATAAAATGGATGAACATGACCCAGATTCTAACTACTTGAAGCTGCAATTTTCTCGGTACCCTGGCCCAAGGTCAGGTCCTGGAACTCGTGGAAGGAGGTAA
- the LOC105770235 gene encoding putative UDP-glucuronate:xylan alpha-glucuronosyltransferase 3 isoform X1 gives MRGPSLSPKEPRHRAAASAAEETSRRGFQRNKVFRNVEKALHVPIRYRNWNCKISTLKVVLVIILVGSLITLLRSPAVYISDRPSNLVSRRPGFVDRWIRDSVAADPRYISMLDVNWDQILNVIEKLTDRDEYQGIGLLNFNNTETDQWKQLLPDAEHVVLQLDYVADNVTWESLFPEWIDEEEEFEVPNCPSLPSLQFPGKPRIDLIAVKLPCNKAGKWSRDVTRLHFQLAAARLAASAKGLHPVHVLFVTDCFPLPNLFTCKDLVAREGSAWLYTPNLHRLREKIRLPVGSCELSVPLQAKGSFYSERAHREAYATILHSAHVYVCGAITAAQSIRMSGSTRDLVILVDDSISDYHRGGLEAAGWKIYTIQRIRNPKAEPEAYNEWNYSKFRLWQLTDYDKIIFIDADLLILRNIDFLFEMPEISAIGNNATLFNSGVMVVEPSNCTFQLLMDHINEIESYNGGDQGYLNEIFTWWHRIPKHMNFLKHFWEGDEVEKKQMKTRLFGAHPPILYVIHYLGNKPWLCFRDYDCNWNVDILQEFASDVAHKTWWKVHDAMPENLQKYCLLRSKQKAQLEWDRRQAEKGNYTDGHWKIKIKDKRLKTCFEEFCFWESMLWHWGEKNWTDNSTANPSPPAIKKVSLSSL, from the exons ATGAGAGGCCCCTCTCTGAGTCCCAAAGAGCCCCGCCACCGCGCTGCTGCTTCCGCCGC TGAAGAAACAAGCAGAAGAGGGTTCCAAAGGAACAAGGTTTTCAGAAATGTTGAGAAGGCTCTCCATGTTCCTATTCGGTACAGGAACTGGAATTGCAAGATATCTACTTTGAAAGTTGTGCTGGTTATAATTTTGGTGGGATCTCTCATCACTCTCCTTCGCTCTCCTGCAGTTTACATTTCAGATCGTCCATCCAATCTTGTATCTCG CAGGCCCGGTTTTGTAGACAGATGGATAAGAGACAGTGTTGCCGCAGATCCACGTTATATATCAATGTTGGATGTAAATTGGGATCAAATCTTGAATGTCATTGAGAAACTGACTGACAGGGACGAATATCAGGGAATTGGCTTATTGAACTTCAATAATACTGAAACTGATCAATGGAAGCAGCTGTTACCAGATGCTGAGCATGTTGTTTTGCAATTGGACTATGTGGCAGACAATGTTACTTGGGAATCCCTGTTCCCTGAATGgattgatgaagaagaagaatttgaGGTTCCTAATTGTCCTTCACTACCTAGTCTTCAGTTTCCTGGAAAACCACGGATTGATCTTATTGCTGTTAAGCTTCCTTGCAACAAGGCGGGGAAGTGGTCAAGAGATGTCACACGTCTACACTTTCAGCTAGCCGCAGCAAGGCTTGCTGCATCTGCTAAAGGGCTTCACCCAGTGCATGTGCTTTTTGTGACTGACTGCTTCCCGCTTCCAAATCTTTTTACATGCAAGGACCTTGTTGCACGTGAAGGGAGTGCTTGGCTGTATACACCCAACCTACATAGGTTAAGAGAAAAGATTCGACTGCCAGTCGGGTCATGTGAACTTTCAGTTCCTCTCCAGGCTAAAG GGTCTTTCTATTCAGAGAGAGCACACCGCGAAGCATATGCAACAATCCTACACTCGGCTCATGTATATGTTTGTGGGGCCATTACTGCTGCTCAAAGTATCCGCATGTCAGGTTCAACCAGGGACCTTGTGATACTTGTTGATGACTCAATCAGTGATTATCATAGAGGTGGCTTGGAAGCTGCTGGGTGGAAAATTTATACAATCCAAAGAATCAGGAATCCAAAAGCTGAACCAGAAGCTTATAATGAATGGAATTACAGCAAGTTCCGTCTTTGGCAGTTGACAGATTATGACAAGATTATTTTCATCGATGCTGACCTTCTTATACTTAGGAATATTGATTTCTTATTCGAGATGCCAGAAATTTCTGCTATAGGAAACAATGCGACGCTCTTCAACTCGGGTGTGATGGTTGTTGAGCCATCGAATTGTACATTCCAGCTACTAATGGATCACATCAATGAGATTGAATCATACAATGGTGGTGATCAGGGTTATCTGAATGAAATATTTACTTGGTGGCATCGGATTCCAAAACACATGAACTTCTTGAAGCACTTCTGGGAAGGTGATGAGGTGGAGAAGAAACAGATGAAGACTCGCCTCTTTGGAGCCCATCCACCAATTCTTTATGTCATCCATTATCTGGGAAACAAACCATGGCTATGCTTCCGGGACTATGATTGCAACTGGAATGTGGACATTTTGCAGGAGTTTGCTAGTGATGTTGCTCACAAAACATGGTGGAAGGTACACGATGCGATGCCAGAAAATTTACAGAAGTACTGTCTACTTCGGTCGAAACAGAAGGCACAGTTAGAGTGGGATCGGAGGCAAGCTGAGAAAGGTAATTACACAGATGGCCATtggaaaattaagataaaagaCAAGCGTTTAAAGACGTGTTTTGAAGAATTCTGCTTCTGGGAAAGTATGCTGTGGCATTGGGGTGAAAAGAATTGGACGGATAATTCAACTGCTAACCCATCACCACCTGCTATAAAGAAGGTATCTCTCTCttcattatga